A section of the Quatrionicoccus australiensis genome encodes:
- a CDS encoding efflux transporter outer membrane subunit, producing the protein MDYLLPYTPGAERAPDKTRTAGQSATAPGRPARLFPLLAALLTLAGCSLAPPYRPPVVDSPAAFKEAPAEGQWKTAEPAENIPRGEWWQAFADPTLNDLETRAAAANQDLKAGAARLAQARALQQNARSALFPQIGIGAGPTRQRSSPASQGLAADADTSAATLWRAQGTVAYEADLFGRVSSGIDAAKASSEQREALFHSLQLAIQADVAQAYFSLRELDALAALYADTVNLREQSTTLFQRRFDEGDISELELATARTELASARSEAIGIARQRAVAEHSLAILLGQAPAAFALPAQPLGRIALQVPAGLPSTLLERRPDIAAAERAMAAANARIGTARAAFFPRLSLTGAFGYESNELGDLFKWSSRSFVMGPLVGTLLSLPVFDGGARQAGVDQAHAAYAEEAANYQQTVLRAFKEVEDNLAHLRLLGDQTQAQDEAVSSARRAARLSQIQYREGSVSHLKVIDADRSVLQQQRVAVQLAAEQARATVNLIRAIGGGWNTPPVN; encoded by the coding sequence ATGGACTATCTGCTTCCCTACACGCCCGGCGCCGAACGCGCGCCGGACAAGACCCGCACCGCAGGCCAAAGCGCAACGGCGCCCGGCCGCCCGGCCCGCCTTTTCCCGCTGCTCGCCGCCCTGCTCACCCTGGCCGGCTGCTCGCTGGCCCCGCCCTACCGGCCGCCGGTGGTCGATAGCCCGGCCGCCTTCAAGGAGGCTCCGGCAGAAGGCCAATGGAAAACCGCCGAACCGGCCGAAAACATCCCGCGCGGCGAATGGTGGCAGGCCTTTGCCGATCCGACGCTGAACGATCTGGAAACCCGCGCTGCTGCTGCCAACCAGGACCTCAAGGCCGGCGCCGCCCGCCTCGCCCAGGCGCGGGCGCTGCAGCAGAACGCCCGTTCGGCGCTCTTCCCGCAGATCGGCATCGGCGCCGGCCCGACCCGCCAACGTTCCTCGCCGGCTTCGCAAGGCCTCGCCGCCGACGCTGACACCAGCGCCGCGACGCTGTGGCGGGCACAAGGCACGGTCGCCTACGAGGCCGATCTATTCGGCCGCGTCAGCAGCGGCATCGATGCCGCCAAGGCAAGCAGCGAACAGCGCGAAGCCCTGTTCCATTCGCTGCAACTGGCGATCCAGGCCGACGTCGCGCAGGCCTATTTCTCGCTGCGCGAACTCGATGCCCTGGCTGCGCTCTATGCTGACACGGTGAATCTGCGCGAACAGAGCACCACGCTGTTCCAGCGCCGCTTCGACGAGGGCGACATCAGCGAACTGGAACTCGCCACTGCCCGTACCGAACTCGCCTCGGCCCGTTCGGAGGCGATCGGCATCGCCCGCCAGCGCGCCGTTGCCGAGCACAGCCTGGCCATCCTGCTCGGCCAGGCGCCGGCCGCCTTCGCGCTGCCGGCGCAGCCGCTCGGCCGGATTGCGCTGCAGGTGCCGGCCGGCCTGCCTTCGACACTGCTCGAACGCCGCCCCGACATCGCCGCCGCCGAACGCGCCATGGCCGCCGCCAATGCCCGCATCGGCACGGCACGCGCCGCCTTCTTCCCGCGCCTGTCGCTGACCGGAGCCTTCGGTTACGAGTCGAACGAGCTGGGCGACCTGTTCAAGTGGAGCAGCCGCAGCTTTGTCATGGGGCCGCTGGTCGGTACCCTGCTCTCGCTGCCGGTCTTCGACGGCGGCGCGCGCCAGGCCGGTGTCGACCAGGCGCATGCGGCCTATGCCGAAGAAGCCGCCAATTACCAGCAGACGGTGCTCAGGGCCTTCAAGGAAGTCGAAGACAATCTCGCCCACCTGCGCCTGCTCGGCGACCAGACGCAAGCCCAGGACGAGGCGGTCAGCTCGGCCCGACGCGCCGCGCGGCTGTCGCAGATCCAGTATCGCGAAGGTTCGGTCAGCCATCTCAAGGTCATCGATGCCGACCGCAGCGTGCTGCAACAGCAGCGCGTTGCAGTCCAGCTTGCAGCGGAACAGGCGCGGGCGACCGTCAACCTGATCCGCGCCATCGGTGGTGGCTGGAATACGCCGCCAGTTAATTGA
- a CDS encoding acyl-CoA thioesterase, translating into MPRIKIDLPERFSFSTEVPIYISYINYGHHLDNAALISLVAEARVRFFKALGYTELDIEGVGIVVADVAAQYKSEAFHGETLIIEMGANDFNKFGCDLVWRLSDKATGREVARGKHGIVFFDYAIRKPTAAPAAFIAKVTV; encoded by the coding sequence ATGCCGCGCATCAAGATCGATCTGCCCGAACGTTTCAGCTTCTCGACCGAAGTCCCCATCTACATCAGCTACATCAACTACGGCCACCATCTCGACAACGCCGCGCTGATCTCGCTGGTCGCCGAGGCGCGCGTCCGCTTCTTCAAGGCGTTGGGCTACACGGAACTCGATATCGAGGGTGTCGGCATCGTCGTCGCCGACGTTGCCGCGCAATACAAGTCGGAAGCCTTCCACGGCGAGACCCTGATCATCGAAATGGGCGCCAACGATTTCAACAAGTTCGGCTGCGACCTGGTCTGGCGCCTCAGCGACAAGGCAACTGGGCGCGAAGTGGCGCGCGGCAAGCACGGCATCGTCTTCTTCGACTACGCCATCCGCAAGCCGACCGCAGCGCCGGCTGCCTTCATCGCCAAGGTCACGGTCTGA
- a CDS encoding radical SAM protein, protein MIPIRYVEPVFRPPSEAESLILPVTDGCSWNKCTYCEMYTAPQKQFKARSEEEVLESIRLTGLRYGDQVRRVFLADGDALVLPTRRLLNILAAIQTHMPAVRRISSYCLPRNLRKKSQEEINQLAAAGLKMVYVGAESGDDAVLAAVDKGETYETTREALDKLGNAGITRSVMILNGLGGKALSAQHADHSARLLNATQPEYLATLVVSFPHGEQRLRAGFPGWEPLDQHELFVETERFLSGLELRRTVFRSDHASNWLVLKGTLGADKERLLAQVRQAIATPEQAQLRPAWARGL, encoded by the coding sequence ATGATTCCGATCCGCTACGTTGAGCCGGTCTTCCGTCCGCCGAGCGAAGCCGAGTCGCTGATCCTGCCGGTCACCGACGGCTGTTCGTGGAACAAATGCACCTACTGCGAGATGTATACCGCACCGCAGAAGCAGTTCAAGGCGCGTAGCGAGGAAGAGGTGCTGGAAAGCATTCGCCTGACCGGCCTGCGTTACGGCGACCAGGTGCGCCGCGTCTTCCTTGCCGACGGTGATGCGCTGGTCCTGCCAACGCGGCGCCTGCTCAACATCCTCGCAGCGATCCAGACGCACATGCCGGCGGTGCGGCGGATTTCCAGCTATTGCCTGCCGCGCAACCTGCGCAAGAAGAGCCAGGAAGAAATCAACCAGCTCGCCGCGGCCGGCCTGAAGATGGTCTACGTCGGTGCCGAATCGGGTGACGATGCCGTGCTCGCAGCGGTCGACAAGGGCGAAACCTACGAAACCACGCGCGAGGCGCTCGACAAGCTGGGGAATGCCGGCATCACCCGCTCGGTGATGATCCTCAACGGCCTCGGTGGCAAGGCGCTGAGCGCGCAGCACGCCGACCACTCGGCGCGCCTGCTCAACGCCACGCAACCGGAATACCTGGCGACGCTGGTAGTCAGCTTCCCGCACGGTGAACAGCGCCTGCGAGCCGGTTTTCCCGGCTGGGAGCCGCTCGACCAGCACGAACTCTTCGTCGAAACCGAACGCTTCCTGTCCGGCCTCGAACTGCGCCGCACCGTCTTTCGCAGCGATCACGCCTCGAACTGGCTAGTCCTCAAAGGCACCCTCGGTGCCGACAAGGAACGCCTGCTGGCACAAGTGCGTCAGGCGATTGCCACACCGGAGCAGGCGCAGCTACGGCCGGCCTGGGCACGCGGCCTGTAG